CGCCACGGAGGACTTCGCCACACGCAACAACGGCGTCTACCCGGCTACGGCCGCATCGACGACAAGCGAAGGCGGCATGGTCCTTCTGCAGCTCCTTCCCTCGGGAGTGCCCCCCACCAACCCGTTTACAGATTCCCCGACGGTGATCGGCTGGGGAGTCGTTCAGGGCGCGGCCTATTCGGGGAGCGATCCAGGCGGGGGGATCGAGATCAATATCTGGTCGAGCGGCGGAGGGGCCGCGGACACCTACGAGATCACGGGCGCAGACGAGGCGGGAGCGGTCCTTCCTCTCGTTCTCGGGAACAGCTGACCGGCCGAGCCCTCTCCAGACACGGCCCCGGGCGGCCGATGATTCGTGAGAGGGCTTCCACCGGAGGAACCTGATGCCCGTGCTTCGCCCCATGGAACTGAACGGTCTCTGCCGAAGCTTCCGATCCGGAATCCTCGGCCGTAGATCGGTCGTGCTCGACGGCCTCGACCTCCGCGTGGAGGAAGGGGAGATCTTCGGGTATCTGGGCGCCAACGGCGCGGGCAAGACCACCACTATCCGCATTCTGCTGGGACTCATCCGGCCCGACTCCGGTAACGGGACGCTCCTCGGGCATCCCCTCGGGAGTCTCGCGGGGCGACGCGGGCTGGGGTTTCTCTCCGACTCTCCCGACTCCCCCGAGCGGCTGCTTGTTCGCGAGCATCTGAAGTTCTGCGGCCGCCTGCACGCGCTTTCGGGGCACTCCCTGACCCGGCGCGTGGAAGAATCGCTCGACTCCATGGAAGTGCGTGCCGCTGATCGCGACCGGTCTCTTGGCGATCTTTCGCGCGGAACTCTCCAGCGCGTGCGCTTCGCCGCGGCCACACTGCACCGGCCCCGGCTTCTGATTCTCGACGAACCGATGTCGGGTCTGGATCCCATGGGACGCCGACTGGTTCGCGACACGCTGGTCTTGCTTCGCGATGGTGGCACCACGGTGTTCCTGTCGTCCCATGTGCTCTCCGATGTCGAGAGCATGGCCGACCGCGTGGGGATTCTCCGCGACGGGCATCTCGTTGCCTGTGGGCGGGCCCGGGAGATCGGCGCGGCGGACTGCGAAGGCGTGGACATTGTGTTCCATGCTCCCGAAGGCGTGTCGCTGGCCGGATTCGCGGGCGTTCTCGCCGGGTTCCGGCGGGAGGCTCGCGGATGGACGGGGTGCGCACCCGATCGGGAGACGGCACGAGGAGTCGTGGCGGCCGTTCTGGACGCGGGGTGCGAACTGGTGGAGTTCGTCCCCTCGGCGGGGGCGCTGGAGGAACGATTCCTGCGCGAAGTCTGCCAGTCGAAAGCGAGCGGCGTGTCGCCTTTGCGCAAGCAGGCCGAGCTCTTCGGTGTGGGCGCACTTCCCGAAAACGAGGGGGCCTCCCGATGACGCGCGTCGCCGCGATTGCGGGATCGACCTTTCGGGAAGCCGTTCGCGACAGAATTCTGCTATCGGCCGTCGCGTGCGGCGCGTTTCTGGTGGGCGCGTGTTCGCTTCTCGCGCCGCTTGCGCTGGGGGAGGAGGCGCGTGTTGTGGCCAGCGTGGGCCTGGGCATGCTCAGCGCGTTCTCGGTTCTCGTCGTCGTGCTCGCGGGGACGGGACTCGTTCAGCGCGACGCCGAGCGGCGTACCGTTCACTTCCTGTTGGCGATGCCGGTGCGGCGCGGAGAGTACATTCTCGGGCGGTACTTCGGGATGGTCGGCGCGGTTCTGGCCGCGCTGGCGGTCCTTGCGCTGATGTACTTCGGCGTGGTTGCGCTCTTCGGCGGCGGTTTTCGCCCCGGGCTTCTGACGGCGGTGGTTCTTGTCGCGGCGGAGGTGTCGGTCGTGGGGGGAGTCGCGATGATGTTCTCGACGCTCGTCTCTCCGCTCCTCAGCGGCGTCCTCACCGGTTCGGTCTTTGTGCTGGGGCACCTGGCCGGTGATCTGGATGCGCTGGTGGGGCAGGCCGGATCCATCGTGGCACGCACGGCGCTGGAACTGGTCGCCATGCTGCTTCCCGCGCTTCACCGATTCGATCTCCGGAGTGATCTTGTGTCCGGCGCAGCCGTCCCGGCCGGGTCGGTGGCGTGGTGTCTTCTGCACGCATTGCTCTACACGACGACGGTTCTTCTCGTGGCCGTCGTGGTGTTCCGACGGCGGGATCTTCAGTGATCGCCCGGGCGGTCATGCTGGCTGTTGCGGTTGCGACAGGTGTTGGCGCGCACGCGAGCGCCGATCGTGCCATCCGCGCGGGAGATGCGGACGGTACGGTTCGCCTTCCCAGAGCGACGGTGCTTCGCGCAATCGGACTGGGACACCGGGCTCTCGTGGCGGACCTTCTCTGGGTGCGCGCGATTCAGTACTACGGATATCATCGCATGACCGACCGCAAGTACGACTCCGCGAAGACGCTCTTTGAGGGCATCTACGAGACCGACCCCGCCTTTACGGGTGCGGTCCGGTTTGGTGCGCTCATTCTGGCGCAGGACGCGAATGATCCCGAATCCGCGCTGGCTCTTCTGGAGCGTGCGGAGCGCGACCATCCCGACAGATGGGAGTTCCCGTTCGATCGGGGGTTCATCCTCCAGACGGTTCGGCGCGATCTGCAAGGCGCGGCCGCGGCCTACACCCGGGCGGCATCTCTGGACGGGGCGCCCGATCTGGCGATTCGACTGGCGGGATTGTCCTGGCAGCGACTGGGAGAGAGCGACGCCGCGCGGCAGGTCTGGCAGATGCTGCTGGCGGACAAACGCAATCAGGGCATGGCGGAACTGGCCGCGCACTCGCTCCGGAATCTGGATCTTGAGAATGCCGTGGCCACGCTTGCGCAGGGGGTGGATCTCTTCGCGAAGAAGACGGGTCGACTCCCCGTGCACCCGGGTGAAGTCGTGGACGCCGGGCTGCTGGACGGTCTTCCGATGGACCCCTTCGGCGGGTCGTTCGTGATCCAGCCCGATCGCGGAGGTGTCTTTTCGACCACGTTGGTGGACCGTCGCATGGCTCGTGAGCGGGATCGCTTCGCGGCAGCCGCCGCAGGCGTGCGGACCCGCGACGGGCGATACCCGGGGAGCCTGGAAGAACTGATGGCTCGCGGAACCATGGAGGCGTCGTGGAGTCCGCTGGGTCTTTCACTGGAGTATGACTCGACCACCGGTGTCGTGTCGTGGAACCCGCCATGGTCTCCTTCCGAGCCGGGCAATCAGGGAGGGAAGGGAGCATGACGATTCTCGTGCTGGTTCTTCTGGGAATGGCGGTCGGGAGTTTTCTGAATGTGGTGATCCATCGAGTGCCGCGCGGGGAGTCCGTGGTTCGGCCCCGTTCGCGATGCACCCGATGTGCGCATCCGGTTCGTCCGATGGACAACATCCCGATCGTGTCGTGGGTCTTTCTGCGCGGCCGATGCCGAAACTGCGGAACGCGCATCTCCTCGCGTTATCCAATGGTGGAGGCGGCGACGGCTCTTCTGTTCGCCGGTGCGGCGGTGGTCCTTCGCGGGCCGGTCGAACTGGTGCCGGCGCTGGTTTTTGTCGCGGCGATGATGGCGGTCACCTTCATCGATCTCGACCACATGATCATCCCCGACTCCATCACGCTGCCGGGGATTCTCCTGGGGATTCTGGCCGCTTCGCTCGGCTGGGGGATTGCGCCGTTGGACGCGGTGCTGGGAGTTCTCGCGGGCGGAGGGAGCCTCCTGGCGGTCGGGAGCATCTACCGCTTCGCCACGGGCCGCGACGGGCTCGGCGCGGGCGACATCAAACTCCTGGCGATGGTCGGCGCCTTCCTCGGTCCTTCCGGAGCGTTCCTGACGATTCTCGCGGGCTCGCTCGCGGGGACGCTGGTGGCGGCGGTCGGTATGGCACGAGGCGGGCTGCATCGCACTTCCGAACTTCCTTTTGGCGCATTCCTCGCGCCGGGGGCGGTGGTCGTTCTCTTCTTCGGGGGGCGCTTGGTTGCGTTGTACTGGGGACTCGTTTCGTAACGCCGGGCTTCAGCGGGGCGCGCCATTTACCGATAGAACGGGAAGCGGGTCCGGTTTCGAGGGAACCCCGGGGGAGGCGTGCGCCCCCGGAGAGGGAACGGGTGACCCGATGAATCGGCGGGAATGCCTCCGCCAGTCAGCCCCCCCGCAGGAGTGGCGACAAGATGCCATCATTCGGCAGACGATCCAAACGGTGCGTGGGCCTCGACATCGGTTCAAGTTCGGTGAAGGTCGTGGAAATTGACCACTCCGGGGACCATCCCCGCCTCGTCAGGTACGGACTCCGGAGCCTCCTTCCGGAAGCCATCGTCGACGGCGAGATCATGGATCACGATGTCGTGGTCGACACGATCGCGGAACTCATGGAAGAGCAGGGCATTCGAACCCGGGATGTGGTGATCGGGGTCAGCGGTCGGGCCCTCATCGTCAAGGTCATCCAGATGGATCGAATGAGTGATGAAGAAGTCTCCTACGCCGTCGAGTGGGAAGCGGAGCAGCACATTCCGTTCGAGATGGACGATGTGTCGCTCGACTTCCAGATGGTGGACCGGGAGGCGGCTCCTGATCGCATGGACATTGTGCTGGTGGCTGCACGAAAGGAGATGATCGAGGCGCGTACAGACCTGGTGCGCGCGGCCGGTCTCGACCCGGTCGTTGTGGATGTGGACTCCTTTGCCGTTCAGAACGCGTTCGAAATTGGATGCGGTTCCTCTGCGGAGGCCGATGCGGTGACGGTGCTGCTGAATGTGGGCTGCTATGCGAGCAACCTGAATATCGTCAAGGACGGGATTCCCCGATTCACGCGCGACCTCTCATTTGCGGGGAACAACATACTGGAAGCGGTGCAGAAGGAACTCGGCATGGATCGGGACGGAGCGCGCCACGCGCTGGGCGGGCCGAACGAAGCGCCCTCCGCAGATGTGCGAAGCGTGGTGGAGAAGGCGGCCGGGGAACTCTCCG
The Gemmatimonadota bacterium DNA segment above includes these coding regions:
- a CDS encoding ABC-2 transporter permease, translating into MTRVAAIAGSTFREAVRDRILLSAVACGAFLVGACSLLAPLALGEEARVVASVGLGMLSAFSVLVVVLAGTGLVQRDAERRTVHFLLAMPVRRGEYILGRYFGMVGAVLAALAVLALMYFGVVALFGGGFRPGLLTAVVLVAAEVSVVGGVAMMFSTLVSPLLSGVLTGSVFVLGHLAGDLDALVGQAGSIVARTALELVAMLLPALHRFDLRSDLVSGAAVPAGSVAWCLLHALLYTTTVLLVAVVVFRRRDLQ
- a CDS encoding prepilin-type N-terminal cleavage/methylation domain-containing protein; protein product: MRGTNRGFTLVELLIVVVILGILVAIAVPNYGGIRDRARVSSVKSNMHTIQIATEDFATRNNGVYPATAASTTSEGGMVLLQLLPSGVPPTNPFTDSPTVIGWGVVQGAAYSGSDPGGGIEINIWSSGGGAADTYEITGADEAGAVLPLVLGNS
- a CDS encoding ABC transporter ATP-binding protein, producing the protein MPVLRPMELNGLCRSFRSGILGRRSVVLDGLDLRVEEGEIFGYLGANGAGKTTTIRILLGLIRPDSGNGTLLGHPLGSLAGRRGLGFLSDSPDSPERLLVREHLKFCGRLHALSGHSLTRRVEESLDSMEVRAADRDRSLGDLSRGTLQRVRFAAATLHRPRLLILDEPMSGLDPMGRRLVRDTLVLLRDGGTTVFLSSHVLSDVESMADRVGILRDGHLVACGRAREIGAADCEGVDIVFHAPEGVSLAGFAGVLAGFRREARGWTGCAPDRETARGVVAAVLDAGCELVEFVPSAGALEERFLREVCQSKASGVSPLRKQAELFGVGALPENEGASR
- a CDS encoding tetratricopeptide repeat protein, giving the protein MIARAVMLAVAVATGVGAHASADRAIRAGDADGTVRLPRATVLRAIGLGHRALVADLLWVRAIQYYGYHRMTDRKYDSAKTLFEGIYETDPAFTGAVRFGALILAQDANDPESALALLERAERDHPDRWEFPFDRGFILQTVRRDLQGAAAAYTRAASLDGAPDLAIRLAGLSWQRLGESDAARQVWQMLLADKRNQGMAELAAHSLRNLDLENAVATLAQGVDLFAKKTGRLPVHPGEVVDAGLLDGLPMDPFGGSFVIQPDRGGVFSTTLVDRRMARERDRFAAAAAGVRTRDGRYPGSLEELMARGTMEASWSPLGLSLEYDSTTGVVSWNPPWSPSEPGNQGGKGA
- a CDS encoding prepilin peptidase — encoded protein: MTILVLVLLGMAVGSFLNVVIHRVPRGESVVRPRSRCTRCAHPVRPMDNIPIVSWVFLRGRCRNCGTRISSRYPMVEAATALLFAGAAVVLRGPVELVPALVFVAAMMAVTFIDLDHMIIPDSITLPGILLGILAASLGWGIAPLDAVLGVLAGGGSLLAVGSIYRFATGRDGLGAGDIKLLAMVGAFLGPSGAFLTILAGSLAGTLVAAVGMARGGLHRTSELPFGAFLAPGAVVVLFFGGRLVALYWGLVS
- the pilM gene encoding type IV pilus assembly protein PilM: MGLDIGSSSVKVVEIDHSGDHPRLVRYGLRSLLPEAIVDGEIMDHDVVVDTIAELMEEQGIRTRDVVIGVSGRALIVKVIQMDRMSDEEVSYAVEWEAEQHIPFEMDDVSLDFQMVDREAAPDRMDIVLVAARKEMIEARTDLVRAAGLDPVVVDVDSFAVQNAFEIGCGSSAEADAVTVLLNVGCYASNLNIVKDGIPRFTRDLSFAGNNILEAVQKELGMDRDGARHALGGPNEAPSADVRSVVEKAAGELSASVAKSFSYLQSSGEAESIDRICLSGGGGMSPGLRECLEKGHGVPVEIANPFRSLEWADGLFAEEEPEDVASRFMVATGLALRGGEHDS